The stretch of DNA GTTCTGGAACCACCATAGAAAAGGTTTTTTAACTAATGTAAAAGGGCTTATCTACATTAGTGATCATAATATGACTCCAATGAAAGGTGTTACATGAAGTTTATTCCTTTCCATCATTTTAATTCTTTCTTCATTGTCTTAGTCCTAACTTCCTGCTTTACTACTTCTTTGTAtcattcaaattcaaaacattgcatgtcaatatatatatatatatatatatatatatatatatatatatatatatatatatatatatatatatatatatatatatagtataaacTTGTCCTAAAGTAGGCTCTAGGGAAGAATCTAGTTCTTGTGTAGGTAAAAGAGGTGTATTTTCTTTTGTCATTTCTTGAACTTCTTCTTGAATATCCTAaagattttttattcttttctttaatgaaataaacTCATTATTCCAGACAAATCATCAATAGAAAAGataattcatattatttaataatgatgCCTTCATCGGTCCATAGATGTGATGTGGATTAACTCAAATAGTTGTTTTGTTCTCCATGCTTATTGTTAGttgaaaatgataatttatgttttttttgtagGAGACTTCCTTCATAAGCTTCATTATTTTCTAATGCTTGGGTGGATTAACTTCAACAATTGTTTTGTTCTCCATGCTTTGTtagttaaaaatgataatttattacTTTCCTAGGAGGAGTCTTTCACAATCTTCATTATTTTCTAATGTTTTTGTGAATTAACTTCAATTTGTTCTTCTTGATTTGTCAAGTGAAAATGGTAATCTATGTTGCTTTCCAATGAAACATCATTTAAAGgcttcattatttttctttaaaaaatgacAATTTTCCTCCTTTCACGTTCTATTGATTTAAAAGAATATCAGTTTGGACTTTCATGACAATACCAATAGTATATGTGAAGTGTGAAGTTTACAAGGAAACTTCAATTTCTTTTGTccattttaaattcattaatatCTCGTCTTTTGTTGTCATAGATTCAACAAGTATCTTCTTTGAAGTGAAGAGTATATCTTTTCAGCATCATTTGGCCAATGCTCAAGATATTTCCTTTAAGATTAGAAATaggttagaaatattttatgaatctCACAACTATCTTTGTTTTCACCACATCAATATTGTTTTTCAATCGATTTTTCACTTTGACAAAGTCATCAGTATCCCTGAAGATGCTCTTGTCTTTGACCATGTAATTACTCTACCCACTATTCAAGTACCAATTTGCActaattttatcactaaattcTCAAGTAGCATATAAAAAGACGATGTTCATGCTCtttaatgaaatttgttttatagttattttagttGCAATGTCTAAATTTCTTGTATTGTTAACATGGTAACTTTATGCAATATTAACTATCTTTTTTTGGTTGTCTTAACTTCTTGAAGATGTCACATGGACAATAATTATCTTGATTGAACTTAGAGAAACTGTTAGAGCTTTctttatttctagaaatatcTCCATCGAGTTATTACtacatattttcaatttttctcacATATACGTCAATAGAGCCTATTAGTTTTGTCATCCACAAAGAAgtcaaatatttgatttgttgtatATAGTTGCAATTATATCATATTTATGAAGATTAGAATTTAGAATTATCTTGATAAATTTCTTGTATAGAATATTTTTCTCACATATACCTTTATTtgattgacttttttttaaattttttttataataataataatctttagTGATTTGAGATTCCTTCATATATAATAACTCCAACTCGTGTCTTAGGGTTTGAAATTTAATAGTGTGTATATTTACATTTCCTCAAAAGTCTTGTGGTGCTCGAGGCCTCTTTAGCACTTGTTACATCCCTTATTCTTAGAAAAGTTGTAGCATCCACCACTCCTTGCTGTAGAAGATATATATCACCCTCGGATCTTTCTACTTATTTTCCTTGCGGTTGTTGATGTAGAAATATCAAAAAAatgtattcattttaattaatatttaagtaatCACAGTTTTCTCCCTTAAAAACATGTTGAAGAATAGATGAAGAAGGATTGGTATTAGCCATTGGTTAAGAAAATTTTAGGATTGATATGATATATACTAGGaaactatttcaaaataatGGGATATTATATCTACATCAACTATTAGAATTTAGAACTTTAAGAGAGATAGACAAGTTTACTCGgtatgtataataatatatattaaatatatagaaaacgGTAAATTATGTAGAAGAGTTttgaataagataataataataataataattgagttgatggaaaaataacttttattaaattttgatgaagatatacatacatcattaaattttattaaattgtttttaaatttctaaaaaatttcaACATAATTTAACACCAaagaatgattaaaaaatatatacctaGGGAATTCAGAATTCAGAATTTTCTTTTGTCCATACTTCCTCCATGCATGATTGTCATCAGTATTGTAAGATAGCTCAGTCCATGTGAGTACACTCTTTCTGCACAGCTCCAATTCATTCATGAATTAGTTAATATCAaatacacacacatacatacatatatatatatatatatatatatatatatatatatatatatatatatatatatacatttctGCACATCATACTATCAACACTGTAAAGTTCATCCCTCAGAAATTACAAGAAACCCTTTTGGATCTGAACCTACCATGAACATATAGGAATATTAATTCTGCAGAAATTCTTGTATCTATATATATACAACTACATAACCTAAAATCCTCAACTTGTTTCATAAACCAAAAAGTTCAGACATGTCAACCATAACATACACTATGTCCGTACATTCGTACACCTCCCAATTCATCAAATCTACCAGTGATTATCCTAATAAGCAATCAGAGAAGGCTTCTTGTGCCAGTAACTGAACAATAAAACCTTTGACACTGTAAGAAAAcatatactttatatatatatatatatagagagagagagagagagagagagattggTGAGAAAATATGACATGTTAACCTTCTGTTGTAGCGACCTCTCCCACCGTTTTTGGATCTCTTCTCACTGCAATCTCCAGATCTTGGACGGTTGCCGGAACGGGGCACAGACGGCCCATTTTGGCCGGAAACAGGTGCGAAAGGAGAAGAATTGATAATAGTAAGAGCTTGTGTGAAAGATCTGAGGACCTTGGCTATGAGGTGAtgagaagaagagagagagggTTGAGTTCCAAAGGGGTTCTGAAGCAGAAGTCTTAGTTCAGTAGCAGCTTCATGACCCTTAACAAGATCTTCCATTAGCTCTCTCTTCTTCTGGGCTGAGACACTTTCACTTTCAGGGCAAAGATTCGTTTTCATTTTCTGAAAGCCTGAGGTTGTAGCTTCGGTTTTTCTTGATGTTTTTTTCTGGTCTTTGCTTTCTTCGTTTTGTTTTGCTTGAATTTGCATAGCAAGAAGTAGATAAGGGGTAGAGAGAGAGATAACATTAAATGAACTTTATGTAAAACACTGGAAACCACGATgtcaaataataagaaattcttcaatgaaattaaacaattttattttctactcaGAAAATTGACATCTCTTCATTATCGTTAAGtcaatgaaaaaaagaaagaaaaagtagaaaccatcattttcaattgttttcttggaaaaaaaaatgttattaatggaaagaaaaattttattttaaaacatacgAATGTTTTGAAGGAAACAAAAATTCATTATGATGAATTCTTAGAAATGACAAATGAAAGATTATATGCACACGTCTCTCAATGgactttttatgtttaaaaaatatataaaataactattttttagtcttctcataatacaaatattctttttctaatttttttctctaactCTTGAACGGATATATTTGTATTCAATAAACTCTGACTTTTCTCTCTTTATTGTCttcttttaaatgaaataatgttTTCTTCGGCTCTTTTTCGCATTTCAGCCCAATCAGTGAAGTGTTGAAATGCGAACATACAAATgttgattattaaaatttttaatattattaaaaaataaataaaatcattggCATtcggattttaaaataaaatgtataattataatcGAAATAGAATAATTCATATTGTTTTTATACGTaagaagattattttttttatattaaatttaaatgttgcAGTTGAAGTAACGtgctttattaatattttattaagttgataCATTTAATTTGGACGCATTATGGAAGACCAATTAATGCTAGACTGCCGTAAATAACTAGGGATGACGTATGGTTGTGGCGTTTAGATGACGTAAGGTTTTcctaaaatcaaaagaaaaataaatgaataaatgagaatttttatgtaataaacCAGAAACAAAAATGCAACATAGCTTTCTTCCCGTGACGAAACTTATTCATCTAAAACCTCATAGAAAACCGTTAGGAATAGTCGGTTCTTACATTAcacttaatatcttttattattattaacttttttgttttaaaaatataaaattaacttttattaaaattattttatctttgtaaaaattattaaataatcattaaattgtgttaaataattttttctttaatatatgataataaaaaggACCAATTCGGTTCATTTTGGTCTATGCTTCACCGGTCAAAATCGGATCAAATTGAAATGGTCTGCAATCGTAAATGACTTAGTTTAATTTCcctttttaatgtaaattttattagtaataatgattgaaataaagtttaataaatttaaaaagaaaagtataaaagatacataatgtttataattgatatataaaagttataattttaaactagAGTCACttcatttgtatatatattgtaCTTTTTTCATTTgtcaaatacaaataattaaaaactatatattatCGTTTTCTCATTTGTCGTATAGATACATAAATTGTCTTTCTTTCCATTAATAAGGAGAAAGAACGTTCTCCTATAAGGAACAAGTGAAATTTTATGTTTGATTATATTTTCcaagattaaaatttttaacgattaaaaattattataattaaaataatcgttaaaaataatatttaacaacaaaaatttaaatgttgatattattacttgaaaagaaaaaaaaagttattaacgGTTACAATCgtaaaagttacttttttatataacaatttattatatttgacaattaaaaatatcacataAGTATATTATAGTTTATTATCACTCAgctaaaagtttaaaattttcaaaaattatttaatatatttttttaatttttaaaattcaaaaagatatttattaattatttttcatgtacTTCGTAACtgataatttaattgtttattttattccaTGAATAAATAATGCAGTTAAAAGTTAAAGTTCTAAACTGAAAAGTaaagaaacaattttaaaaaaatcatatgtttgtattttttttattataatgaaaatatgtgttaaagataaaaatagtgAAAGATATCCATACAAAATAGTcgttataaagttataaaataacatttaaaagta from Vigna unguiculata cultivar IT97K-499-35 chromosome 8, ASM411807v1, whole genome shotgun sequence encodes:
- the LOC114194045 gene encoding probable WRKY transcription factor 70, yielding MQIQAKQNEESKDQKKTSRKTEATTSGFQKMKTNLCPESESVSAQKKRELMEDLVKGHEAATELRLLLQNPFGTQPSLSSSHHLIAKVLRSFTQALTIINSSPFAPVSGQNGPSVPRSGNRPRSGDCSEKRSKNGGRGRYNRRKSVLTWTELSYNTDDNHAWRKYGQKKILNSEFPRSYFRCSHRYDKGCKATKQVQRDEQYPQMYQTTYIGSHTCNEISEVVTNSTTDSSTYWESYLLNSDHDSDHVHETLVCSPKM